The Gossypium hirsutum isolate 1008001.06 chromosome D07, Gossypium_hirsutum_v2.1, whole genome shotgun sequence genome includes the window AACGCAAGTTTTGCTTAAAACAAAACTTTTCCTTTCTAAAAAAACACAATTATCAGAAAACAGTCCAACTTTTTTATGCAATATTTTTAGTAGTAGTATGGATTTCCCTCTATTTAAGGTTCGAGAAacaaaattactgtttttttCCCTTTTGGTTTTAAATTTCTTTGTTGTTTCTTAAGAAACATTTTTCATATGCTTTTGCAGGCTTCAAACTCATGCACGCATGCTTGTATACATCACACAAAGTTTTGTTCTTTCTATCAAGGTGAGATGTTTTAGCAGAAGAAATGTTTCAATACTAAGAGAAAATTTATATTCTATATTATATACGGTCATACTCATTTCTTTCTCGTATATTTGAAGGATCATATCGATATTAATATCCAAACATATGAGGGATacgattatttaaaaaaaaaaagatgaaagagTTCTCGATGGCGTACATTATATCTTTGATgctaaaaaaggttttttttttttgtctaagtttTCAGATTCAGATTTGAAGCATGACTTCAACTCCATATGCTGATTTAGTTTAGATGTCATTAAATCAATAAGATGAAAGGGTTGCTAAAAGGTTTTAGATACATTACTCAATTATTTGGTATGTAATTCCATCTTTCTCCTTTTATGACATTATAAGACATACATGTATGCGTGCATGCAAAAGCAGCCAGTGGGTTTGTTTGGTTTTAGAGAATGTTGGCTAATAATGGCAAGAAAATGGGGTGAACTTTAATTTTGCAGAAAGTGACAAAGAGCCTGAAATGCAGATTGGTATGCCAACAGATGTAAAGCATGTGGCTCACATAGGATGGGATGGTCCATCAGCTGTAAATTCTACACCCAGCTGGGTAAATGACTAAATTTAACCACCAACTATTACTATTACTAGGATTAAACCATGCAAACAAGACTAATATTGGGTTACATATctaattgttttattatatatatatgtgtgtgtgcagATGAATGAGTTCAAAACACCAGCAGGAGGGCTTCAATCAACACCTTTAGCTCAAGCAGGACAAGGTATGGGGGAAGATCCTGTCAAATGACTCTCTCAAGGTAATTTTTTATGGCAAAACTAAGGATGCAATCATTTTTTCTATTCCAGAGAGGTTGAGCCGAAAAGGTTTGAGGGCTCAAAGTTCTTCAACAAGAGACATGCCCGACCTGCCTAAATCATCAAAGCGCACTTCATCCACTAAAGAAAATGCTTCTTCAACAAAGCAATCGAAGAAGCCTTCCAAGTCGACTAGAAAACCCAAGGATGCAAGCCAAACAACCGAGACAACCACAAAAGACTCAAAGAAAAGTAGGCGAAAGAAGGTGAAAGACATGGGTGGTGAAGGAAGCTCCAGGCGGTCCAGAACCACCCAGGAGTCGGATACTCTGTCCGAGGCAGGGTCCCTAATCAGTTGTGATTCAGAGTTTGTAGAAGGGGAGGGTAATTGAAATGGAGAAATTcctgattttctttttctctgtatGTAAACATATTGGTTGCTAGACCATCTTTTTGCTTTAGTGGAAATCAAGAGTGTCATGAAACTAGTAGGCAAGAAGGAAACAACAAAGCAAGATGGTATAAGGAAGCAGTTGAAGGTAAAAGCTATTATAATTGAGAGAAGAGCTAAAACATGCACTGTTTATATATGAACCAAGTGTATTCACAACTTCTCATGAAAGAAAAAATACCaaatattcttctttttctctccattttcTCTTCTTATCTGGTCTCTAAAATTGGAATCAAAGCTATAACGACTCCACTCAAAAAAGGGCAAACACTAGAAAcacaaaatccaaatccaaataatATAAACTGTCACCAAGAATTTACTGGTATTTCGTCGGTGCGTTTTTCATGCATTTTTAAATGAACCCAAAGCATCCCCTTCAGAAAAAAGATTCACTCTCTCAAGGCAGTGGATCAAAAACTCAGAAATCAAAAGGAAGAAACAAAAGAAGCCTGTTGCAGAAATACCGATATCATTGTAATTCAGCAAAAATGAGCAAGATTTATAATCTATGGACTTTATTTACAAATTTACTCATCTAAATTAGATGAGTAAATTTGTAAATAAAGTCCATATATTTGGTCTCAGGATAGATGATACATTACTTGTTCATGTTTCCCCAAGTCAACTTCTGATTTTAGCATCGGTGTCCATTGTGTTCAGAAAGGACAAAGATTGGGGAAAATCCCTGATCAGAAGGGTTACAAATTAGGAAAAACAGAAGCAAAATAATCAAGACAAGTCTGAGGAATAAACATGTTCTTAAATGTAGATTTGGAGCGTTTAAGACATACAAACCTAATAAGGTCGACATATGGATGCCTCATCAATCCATGCAGGCTTCTTCGCGTTGTAATAGAAATAAGCAATCATTTGGACCAATTCATCAGCCTTGCGAAACTCTGCCAAGACCCTCGTTAAATTGTAGCATCAGATATAGGAGTTCAGAGCAATTTAATAGACAAATATTTTGTATAATACTCTTGAAAGAAAAACTATACAACCAACCTTTCTCTCTGTACATGATCCTGTTTCCGCGTAAAAATAAAAGCTGTGGGCATTCCCTGACTTTAAGAGCATATGCCAAATCTCTCTCGATATTGATATCCAGTTTGACTGCCTGTTTCCAGGAATACTCCAAGGCATCATCATTGGCAGATAAATAATGCAAAACAGCTAAACAAATATTTTGACCTTTCTCTAACAAAGTAGAAATGCAATATGCTTTCTCAAGTGACCGAATGGAGTACATGAACTGAAGCTTATGTGCAACCAAATGCAGAGTTAATTAAGTTTGCGTAgactaatttatattttatcaatataGTATTTTCAGATTAAAGACAAAGCAAAGATTTTTACCCGAGGAGGTAACCGGTCCTTGGAATTCCAATATACCTGGATCGCCTTCTCTAGCTCTTTCAAAGTCTTCCAATTGTGAGTTGCCCTGTAGACAATATCAAATGGATGTTTTTTCCTTATTAACTGGTAGAAATAAAAAATTGTCTATGAAAGAGATAATTCGAAGGCATTCGCCTCTATAATAGGCacaatcataccaaaacataacattaTTAATCATTAAACATTAAACATCATGGATCACAAGGAAGTACAAAAATGCATCTTGGGCACTTAATTGCCTGCACATGCTTGCTAACCACGGGCAAAAAATGCATATCTTAACAGTAACTAAATCTTTGATATGCTGTGTCATCTGccacaaaaattccaaaaattggAGCAGGAATCATTTGAAAGAGAAAAATGGTAACACAATACAATTGAGAGGAAAAGAGTTACCTTTTGTATCTCTCAAATACAAGAACAATTAGCGGACTGGGATGGAAAGCAAAGCTCTCCCACTCCAGACAGTTAATCTCCTTTACCCAGCTATCATCAATCTCTCCTTCCCAGTCAATCTCAAAACCATCTTCACCCACCACATTCTTAATAGCATGCTGCTCAAAGTACTCCGATGCCCTAATTCCCCACCCAATATCTGCGTCCAATGGCCAATCTGGATCATCCTCTTCCACCACCATCTTCTTTCCTCTTTTACCGGCTTCACTATCCTTCTCGTCCTCGTCCTCATCCTCATCttcatcactgctactgtcacaATCAAACTGATTTTCAAGTCTATCCTTCATCACACTTTCCTTATTTTCAAAAACTTCTGGATTCTGCTGCCGGATTGATTCAAAAGTTTGTTCAAGTGAGTCGCGTATAAAATCTTCAACAGCTACAGCTTCACTCCTACGACCCCGTCTTGGCTTCTTAGGAATGGTTGTTGGGAAGCTTTTATCTGGATTTTCATCTTTGTTATGGGAAACTACAGACTTTTGGTCCTGGTTTCCTGTTTCAGCTTTAGATTTAGGCTTCGAGTCAGGATTAGGATCAGGATCAGAGTTGGAATCGGGTTTTCTTGAAGTAGCAAAGCAAGGGGAAGTTTTTAAAAAACGGCGATGGTGTACACAGGAGGGCCAGACGTTGCACCAATGACTTAGAGTACTACGAGTAACATCAGAAACAGGCAGCATGTTGCGGGAATTATGATTGTTTTTCACTAGACAAAGAGGCAAAAAGGATTTGGGAAAGATACCAATCTGAAAGGATAACATTTTCTCAACAAGTACAAATTCCCTAGCAGATAGGAAAGCTCATTTAGCAAAGGACCAGCTTCCCAAAAATTGCTTCTATTTCATGATTCTGTTGACTCTTTtctaataatcataattaatcatGGAATTCCAAAATACCCAAAAATCCAGCTGAGGTACTATTCTCTTTTGAATAGAAGCCTGTAACTATAAGAAAACGAAATAAGTAATCAGCAGTGGGAAGTTCATCATGTAAATTAATTGCTTAACTTTATTAACCACAAAAATCATCCAGCATGCTTATAAGAAAATCATTTGCTTTCCCATTTCCAGATACAGtaattctctttctttctttttaatgaaCGTATCTAAAGCAAATTCAACTTTCCAACATACCAAAAACAAAAGTGTGAAACGTGAAAGAGTTAGTAGTAATATATagttattcttttcttttttttctacttCGAAAGTTCAGAAATTTTTGGCATGCAAGAATTAAGACTTACCCAGATTTTCTGGAGAGGATTTGTGCTGGGATTTTGATGGATTTGAAGAAGTTGAAACGCTCCACAATTCTTCAAActgaaaaatggagaagaaaggATGAGCAAAGCAGACCTCACCAGTTAGCACTTAGCAGAGTGCAAACCCCAAAACCTCGCGCCCCTTTTCTTATCCATGTTCAACGGTGCCGTTTTACTTTGCTGAATGGACACGACTGCTTTTCTATTAGGGTTAATTTTACCAAAAGTCCTTAAATAATGATCGAGATTCTAAATTGGTCCTAAGCTTCAACCTATCATCAGCTTCCACATTAAATGTAGTATATTTAAAAAagattaatcaaattttaaaatatgctaaaaaaataaagacattaataataatttaagagtattcatgatttttaaaaacttaattggaaatgttttaaaaaatagggCTAATTTAGAATCTAGACCATACATTGAGGCATCTGATTTAATTAACTCTTTCTAtgatttatttaagttttaatcCTAAATTTCATCCCTATATTTTACGAAAATTAAGAAGTTAGTCCATCTACTTTGACTTGTTAAAATTTGATCATCGAGTTTTATGAAAATTGAGAAATTAGTTTAGTTAATGGTAAAATAAACGAACTTGTACAGTTGGTTTTTGCTAATTTGTTCCCTATAAATTGTTGAGCTAATGATTTTTGCTATTTTaccaatttctcaatttttataaattacgAATAAAGGGACTAAGTTCTCATTTTCTGTAGAGGGATGAAATTCATAAATagacctttattttatttttctattattggATTAATTGCAAGTTTAATAAATTATGTTTGCTTAAAATTCTTTTTAGGTCATTGTAGCGACCTAAACATTGGGCACGGGCGCTAatcgaaataaatattaaaaatttgaaaacagaatcTCGATCTATttgaaaagggagtcgccaccgatcttttttcataggtgtgatcggacacctaataaattctctttttagaagaaaaatttatttttaaacttttctaaaaaagaggtaattttaggtctacgtgaagatccagagaaaattagagttcgggagtcggttacgcgcgaggaaggtattagcaccctcgcgacgcccaaaattggtatctcgttaaacgcatgttgtcttaattttcaaaaatacgagttccatttaatatttagtcgtgatccgattgaaatatgaaaacttttttaagacacgagaattttgaagcacgaaattttttttaaaaaatgaaagttttttttaaaacacgagaatttttaaacacgaaaatt containing:
- the LOC107958633 gene encoding CRIB domain-containing protein RIC7, producing MKGLLKGFRYITQLFESDKEPEMQIGMPTDVKHVAHIGWDGPSAVNSTPSWMNEFKTPAGGLQSTPLAQAGQERLSRKGLRAQSSSTRDMPDLPKSSKRTSSTKENASSTKQSKKPSKSTRKPKDASQTTETTTKDSKKSRRKKVKDMGGEGSSRRSRTTQESDTLSEAGSLISCDSEFVEGEGN
- the LOC107958632 gene encoding thioredoxin-like fold domain-containing protein MRL7, chloroplastic, producing MLSFQIGIFPKSFLPLCLVKNNHNSRNMLPVSDVTRSTLSHWCNVWPSCVHHRRFLKTSPCFATSRKPDSNSDPDPNPDSKPKSKAETGNQDQKSVVSHNKDENPDKSFPTTIPKKPRRGRRSEAVAVEDFIRDSLEQTFESIRQQNPEVFENKESVMKDRLENQFDCDSSSDEDEDEDEDEKDSEAGKRGKKMVVEEDDPDWPLDADIGWGIRASEYFEQHAIKNVVGEDGFEIDWEGEIDDSWVKEINCLEWESFAFHPSPLIVLVFERYKRATHNWKTLKELEKAIQVYWNSKDRLPPRAVKLDINIERDLAYALKVRECPQLLFLRGNRIMYREKEFRKADELVQMIAYFYYNAKKPAWIDEASICRPY